The sequence below is a genomic window from Salminus brasiliensis chromosome 6, fSalBra1.hap2, whole genome shotgun sequence.
TTTCTTGCTGTCTGTGATGCTCCGTGTGCTGATAATTATGAGCGTCTTTGGGTTTttgaaatgtataataatatttataatataatataaaagtattTGCATTTTCAAGCATTTAGTGATAAAaatagcagcaacaacaacaataataaaaatactaataataataataagaagaagaattataatcaatcaatcatcaaTTAAAATCAAATATTAAAATCACACAAATCTACATAAAATCGGATTATTATCAGACTGACTATATTCAAAAACCTGAGCTAAAGATTTAAAATGAAGTGGATCCAGATTATCTTATTTTGCTACCAtgcaaaacctcatatctccagaacagcagctttacaggaagaggagtttgtaaatgtaaaaagattttattccaggttttggagtgtttctattggtccgctCGTATTGGACTTCTGATacagtgtaaaataataattgcaGGATTCACATCATGAATATGAAGATATAGTGAAGAGTGTGAGGACGAGTCTTACCTGTGATAAAGGCGCTGAGGAGGAGTgtgtacagagtgtgtgtgtgagccatgGCACTCTTTGTAGCTGTCTGGTGCGTCTGTCTCCTGCTTCTGAGCTCAAACGCAGCCTGTTCACACCCACATCCAAGCAGAGGTGAGAAACGCTGCAGTTAACTGAGCAGGCCTGCAGTTAATATCCCTGCAGATACGTCCTCGCAGCTGAGCCGCCGCCGGCCTTCtgctacacacattaaaacAGTGAGGTGAGGAAAACACACGTTTACATTTCTATacgtttatttacatttatttatggaTTGATAAATCAATATATGAACTGTAGATGCAGTCTGTAATGGTCACATGTTTAGCTGCTGTATTAAAACAGGTGCTTTAATGTAAATCTACAGTTGAATACcaaagtttaggcaccccttCCTGCATATTTTACACACCGTTTCTGTTTATCTAcagaaaactgtaaataaaaactttttatttttattaaatattaacatattagTTAATTTTCTTAATCTGTTAAATTCAGAAAAAtaaacagtatgtgtgtgtgtgtgagagaatgtacagaaatgtgtctctgtagaggaagTGACTCGTTTATACATAAAGTTTGACCAAGGGtgttcaaacttttgcatactgTGGTCAGTCTCTAATTAAAATGATTCTCCCAGAATTGAGCTGGAcagcagtaataacagtaaataCAGACAGTAATAACCTCAGGTTCAACCAGGACAATAATTAGCTCTacttatatacacatatatacccAGCAGAGGACAtcataaatatttaaagaaaataacCTTCTGCTGGTAGTTGTGCTGTATATAACTGTGTAGTATGTGTGTagatgactatatatatatatattctctatATAATTTTAGCATCCTTAAACTTTCTAATTCACCTGTTGAGTGAAGTTTCAGACTTTTTCTCCAGaaatattatgaaatattataaaatatattatataaaatagttTGTATAAAAGCTGTTGAATCTGGCATCATGTTGAAATAGTTTCCCTTCTTTTAGTGTGATGGATTATTtgcatgtaagaatacattatgtactcataaacatgttctatatgtgtattctgCTACAATGACCATGGCAGGAGACAGTCAGCATTGATGTAcactcaagattagtgtaatACCCTTGGGAGACTAGGCAGGGCCTGCTAGGGGTGAATCAGAGTTAaactgtttggaaaaagcccaaaattctgcagtattgCGATAgtcagcacaattggccttgcagGTGTCAgcactcttttaaaaaatagaGCCGTAAGAACGCAGGACATAAGCGGGTACAAAGGTAACTGGGTTAAGGGGTAAGGGGCTTTTCACTAGGACATAAGCGGACCCAACCGCGATacattatgataaaaaaatatgcgtaggGGTAACCACAGCATgataaggacagtatataaggcccagGCAGAGCCATACTCTTTAGATTGctttgggagagtgctggctgtctcaggctaacgcattacatgtagtgccttagtcttcaccttattttgtacactttatgcagaaataaaggttgtactctgcctttctattgactacggagccggatccttttatgcaccatttctaaatgcttattagctaattgggggaatttatagagaaaaagagccaACAAGtgactttaaactttaaaatcaGTCACTAATAATTTATCAGAGGAAAGGGCAGTGGgtggagctggaggagctgcTCTGGTATTACTGAGGTAGAGCATGGGTTTGATCTCTGCTGCTTTTTGATTCAAAGGTACAAATTCACTTTATGATCACAAGCAAATAAGTACAGtaatattatttcttttttttcctgttaaTTTACCAACCCCTAAAAAACAGGAAGGTCATCTGAGGAGGTCAGCAGTGAGGATGTGTGTTGCATCATCTCGCAGCAGAAAAGTTGCAGAAACCCGTCCAGGCTCAGACCTGCGGCTTCCTCCCGTACACCCCTGCTCACAGCATTAGATTATGTGCTTATGGGTTCTGTCTAACAGCGTGGTGCTGTTTACGCCTCTTTACCTGAATATGCAGGTGATTCTGTGGTGAAATGAGAGCCGAGATATTAACAGTGTGTTCGTCTCACTTCCCCGCAGGCCTGCTGCAGTTCACCAGCCTGCGCTGCATTTCACACACTCACCACAGCCAGCTCAGGAGATGCCCAGTTAAACATCTTTGAGGGACCTGGGCGATATTTCTGCAAAACCACATTCtcacttctgcttctgctttccTGTGAGTTCCTGCTGGTGTTTTCTGAAGGAGGTGAAGGCGAGTGCTCTAGCAGCCTGTAGTCTCTGGGCTGTGCTGTTTATCCTGTCGTGGCTGTGGGACACCTGGCTACACTTCAGCTACACTTCAGCTGGAGACTGAGTAAAAGTCTTTTTCCATGCAGGAGCAGTGTTAAGGTCCACTTACTCCACTTACCCACATGCAGGGATTCCTTACTTGctcattttttacatatttctttagttttacactggagctacgaggctaatgtggctagcTAACATGTAATGATAGCTTATTGCCTAATTATCACTAATTAGCACTGGTGCTAACTCTCCTCAAACCGtgtggtgttcagtaatctgtTTGTTGGGTTTCTGACGCTGTGGGACTCAGTTATCTGAGTTCTAAACTTAGAAACACACTGCCGCTATGATCTGAGggtcactggttcgaatcccgggtcaggCTGCTGGCCAATGCTGGCACAAAGCTTAgggtgatgttggtcagcacatgTGTCTTTTGGGAgtattgctagtgataggggtgTTCACATGAactgggattgggtaattggcctccTAACCTTGACTGTTCAGCCTTGACTCTTCAGCCCTGACTGTTCGGCCCTAACTGTTCAGCCTTGACTGTTAAGCCTAGACTCTTCAGCCCTGACTGTTCAGCCTTGACTCTTCAGCCTCGATTGTTCAGCCTCGACTCTTCAGCCTTGACTGTTCAGCCCTAACTGTTCAGCCTTGACTGTTCGGCCCTAACTGTTCAGTCTTGACTGTTCAGCCCTGACTGTTCAGCCTCGACTCTTCAGCCTTGACTGTTCAGCCCTAACTGTTCAGCCCTGACTGTTCAGCCTTGACTGTTTAGGCTCGACTATTCAGCCCTGACTGCTCAGCCAACAGACTGGCCTCTGCTTCAGCTGCACTTCCGTatgtccccctctctccctctctctccctctctctccccctctgaagTAGGATAGTGTTCACCCCTACACCCCTGAAAGTAATTAAGTCCTGTCCCATCTCTGGCTCACTTTTCTTATCCCTTCCTCGCTCCTCAcacttctccctctctcctctggCATTCCCTCAGCTTCTCCTCTCGTCTCCCATCTCTTCCCATTtcctcctcatcttcttctGGACTCTACTTCTCCTTATTCGTCTGGTCGGTCTTTTGGTCAGTTGTCTCCCCATTGCATGTGGTTCTCCTCCGTTTTTCACCATGAGTCCTGGGATTTCACGGTCAGAAGAAAAGACGAAGAGGTCGATCGATGGCAGTCTTGATAACAGTCTGGGACAGGGCGTTGAGGCGGATGGGCCGCCCCCGCTCAGAAATTACATCTTCTTTACCATTTTCACCTGCTTCTGTCCGGCGTGGCCCGTCAACATCGTGGCCCTGGTCTTCTCTATGATGGTGAGTTAGGCTTCTGTCCTTCTGCTCTAGTGGTGTAGAgtctgtgtttactcattaGACTAGATTAGACTATTACTGTCTAATCTAGAATCTGATCAATACGTACTAACATATAGGTATGTAactttgtaatgtaatttttttgttttc
It includes:
- the LOC140557841 gene encoding transmembrane protein 233 translates to MSPGISRSEEKTKRSIDGSLDNSLGQGVEADGPPPLRNYIFFTIFTCFCPAWPVNIVALVFSMMSQSSYDNEDYDGSRRLGRKALHMGIASLIIGLLIIMVFCIVHFSTHPI